In Pseudorasbora parva isolate DD20220531a chromosome 9, ASM2467924v1, whole genome shotgun sequence, the sequence agttatcatcatgatgatttcatttaaagtgttcgtttttaaaataagtttagttttagttagttatctgatgttttaaaaacggggtgtgacgtcatgattgacagctgagatcgacggcttctctgagtgaagtcactgaggcactaacggacttttttcgggattttttgggggagattggagctttagctttaatttctacatttccataactgtttatttcacaccaacataattaattgctCTGCATCTgcgagtgtgggcgggcttttgatatcgcgactgtacttcctgctctacttcctgcgctctactgcgcagactcggtcccaagatgtccgcgccatgcaggccgcctgaaagcttcaaatctggcaagcggaaacggataatgtcgagtcgtccatatttttttacttgtCCCAGGCTGTAAAAACGtgtgtttttctgctgtaaagttgggtaTTTTAACATGAGCTCAATGAGGTTCTGccggagccgctctagtggccagtggaggaactgcagtttaagtctcttcagtatcggcttcaggaggAACTGGGGGAGGTGACGCTTGGTGCCGACGTGGTTGGGCAATCGTTATTGTGATAAACATGACCAATGGCCGACAGGGCCGCAGCATTAGCATTACGCTTTTCAGGGTAAAGGTTGCATGACGAGACATGCACAGGCCTAACGGATGGACGCAATTGTCCCGACAGGTctaatatataaacaaacaaacaaatgcttACCATAGTGAGTCAGGGTAAAACAAGAACACTTTTTGGAAGAAGCattgacattttgatttatttacattttgtccACTTTGCACAAAACCATTAaatacgcagcacgtttaataaataaatatataaacatttgaCATGTGAAAAAAGTCAGTTTTGTGAATGATTTTATTAAGCTTTATTTTATTAAGCACAGAGATATGACCTCTTCAAACTAGCTAAACAGAGCTCTGGACGTGGACTTTAGTGTGCGGCATTAATGCAAATAAGATCACAATGACCTTGATCTTGTGTAAATATACATGTTGCTTTCTTTATTCATGTTTCTGGTCTCACACACAACAGTAGAAGCGGGCCGTGAAGGCAGTTTAATGAAACTGTGGGTTATATTATATCTGGGCACTGAAAAGGGAATCGAGCACTTTCAGTCGTCTGTGACAGAAATACACAGCAAACACTTCCTCACTGGAGGTTTCTCACACTAAATTAGACTTCAGCTAATCAACAGGGTGAGACCATATGCgatgatatttacactaagtgaaaatagtgatatattctatttacaccataaAAGTAGTTCTTTGCAATGTGTgtacataattacatgcaatttatactttattttgacagattcaTACTATTTTCatctcagtattgttgtacattaacagaaTGCAGTATAACCTAATAGACCTATAGGATCATTTTAAACTACCCCTTTAGGTCTTGTTTTCTGAAAATACAGTATagaagatatttgttcttgttttaaagacataatatgtaagattttttatttaaatatccaGTAGAACAGTTGACTTGTGTACATAATTCCCAATGTGTccaaagaatgtttaaatccagagattttaaccaggacacggcctgtctgtgtgtgtgtgtgtgtgagagagagagagagagagagagagacagagagagagagagagagtgtgtgtgtgtgtgagagagagagagagagagagagagagagagagagagagtgtgtgtgtgtgtgtgtgtgagagagagagagtgtgtgtgtgtgtgtgtgtgtgtgtgtgtgtctgagagagagagagagagagagtgtgtgtgtgtgtgtgtgtgtgtcagagagagagagagagagagagtgtgtgtgtgtgtgtgtgtgtgtgagagagagagagagagagagagagagagagtgtgtgtgtgtgtgtgtgtgtgtgagagagagagagagtgtgtgtgtgtgagagagagagtgggagagagagagatagagagtgtgtgtgtgtgtgtgtgtgtgtgtgtgtgtgtgtgtgtgtgagaaagagagagagagagagagagagagagagagagagagagagagagagagagtgagtgtgtgtgtgtgtgtgtgagagagagagagagagagagagagagtgtgtgtgtgtgtgtgtgtgtgtgagagagagagagagagtgtgtgtgtgtgagagagagagtgggagagagagagatagagagtgtgtgtgtgtgtgtgtgtgtgtgtgtgtgtgtgtgtgagaaagagagagagagagagagagagagagagagagagagagagagagagagagagagagagtgagtgtgtgtgtgtgtgtgtgagagagacagtGCGAGCACACGTGTGTGTTTGTCGCCTATCAgtgcaaaaactacgactttattcagcattggcttctcttccgcgtttgtgttcaatcctcaaataaagattcaaacggttatgaatcagcgaatcgattcatgattcggatcgccagtgtctcgtgatttcagcagtttgacattggcgatccggatcatgaatcgattcgctgattcataaccgtttgaatctttatttgaggattgaacacacacccggaagagaagccaatgctgaataaagtcgtagtttttgttatttttggacccaaatgtattttggatgcttcaagagactctaattaacccactgatgtctcatatggactactgtgatgatgtttttattccctttctggacatggacagtatagtgtgcatacacttgcatacgctctcggactaaatataaaatatcttaaactgtgtgtgaagatgaacggaggtcttacgggtgtggagcgacattagggagaggagttaatgacagacatttcatttttgggtgaactaaccttttaagcaGGTTGTTAACTAGCTGATATGAACTGGATGTTTATAATAAGTTTTTCTCTCAGGTCACCATTCGCACGCGAGCGATGAAGAGCGCAGCCGCGGCATCTTCAAACTCCTGCGCGTCCATCGTGAGCCCGTCCGGCTGCTTCCCGGGATGAGCCTCCGCCATGGCCTGCGCCACTTTAACGGGAGAGATCTTAGCACTGGCCTCCAGATACCGCGCCACGTCCGCCCCGTCCGCCGTCTCGAGCGCATCGCGGAGGGTCGCGAGCACCGCGCGGCACAGCGCTCTCTCCGCCGGCCGGTCCGGCGCGCTCGCCACCGCCGCGTACAAACACTGAGACGTCCGGATGTAGTCGGCGAACACCGCGCAGGTCAGCACGCCCTGGCGGAAGAGCTCGAAGGGCGCGGACTCGTAGTCGCGGCACTGGATGCGGCGCAGGAGCGGAGCCGCGGTGGAACCGGAGAGGCCGCCCTCGCTGCACAGACACCGGAGCATCTCCGTGTACAGACGCCCGCGGACGCCTCCGGTCCCGCGCTGACGCCGGCCGCACTCCGTCAGCAGATCGTACGCCACACGGATGTTGTTGTTGAACGCGGATCTGAGGGGGAGAAAAGATGAGCTCACACTTAATCTGACAGAGGGAATCACACTGGTCGTGgttgtggtttatgaggacattttaaatgctaaaaacacaaaattatgttgtttttttgagaaagtaaaaatgcagaagggtttcctgtgatgggtaggtttagggcggtagagtgtgtgtgtgtgtgtgtgtgtgtgtgtgtgtgtgtgttttcatctAATCAATAACAGTAATGAGTAGATAGCCTAATCCTACCGAATCCTCTTATGGCTTTAAAGATTCTTTGGTTTAACACAGAGACAAATAATAGCaacaatacaattaaaaaataaacatccaCTATGGCTTAAAAACATACGCtaattaaatatacaaaaaaatagtataataactaaataaatacagcaaataAAAAGATATTTCACAAGGCTAAAATAGATACATACTAGAACAAAACTATAAAATTAACTTCTCTatcataattaatgaaatacaaaaaataataaagcaaaaaacaacacagaaaaaaagaaagaaataatagcctataagaaataaataatagcaataataaaataattccaCCTTTAAAAGATCattaatgaaatataaaaatactaatgaaataaaataataataaataataacgcaaataaaaagaaaagaccTGTGGCTTAGAATAGATAAATAATAGCAataaaaatagaacaaaaatataaatagattaaaactttatacattttaaaagtataataaattatatagataataaaataaataaaaagaaacctAAAAGagttaaataatgtaaaaaataaagaattCCAAAAATTCCACCATGGTTTAAAAtcaatgaaatataaaaatagtaattaaataaaataaaatgaaggaAAGGAAAGATCAAATTAACAAAACAGAACATTTCTAATGGGTTAAAATACACCATGGCTTAAaacaataatacaatataatataaaattaataaatgaaaatcAATTGTAAGAGAAACTGTAACTGTAAAGTCCGACCTCTGCGAGTGATGCGCCAGACTGAGGTTCCAGAGCGCGCGACTCACAGCCTGAGGCTCCGCCCCCCCGTCGTCAGCCTCCGCAGACAGATGCGCGTGCGCGAAGTGCTCGGCCAGAAACCCGACGGGATCCTCCGGCCTGGACTCCAGCAGCTTCAGCAGCGCGACCCTGAGCAGCGCGCTCGCTCCCGCCTCGCACACGAACGCGCCGTCGCGCTCACAGCTGCCGGACGCGGCGTCCGACATCGCGACGCCCGCGCGACGCTTCTCCGCCATCTCACACTGACGGCCCTCTCGTTAAAGCATCAGTGCATTTAGTGATATAAATAATGTCCAGCAGCGATCCGACTCACAGCCACACAAACCGTCCAAATACAGTTGCTATGGACACATGACGATGACGCAGCAGATCAGCTgacctgtgtgtatgtgtgtgtgtgtgtgtgtgtttgtgtgggagagagagagcatgtgtgtgtgtgtgagtgagtgagtgagtgagaatgagagagagagagatagagagagagtgtgtgtgtgtgtgtgtgtgtgagagagagagagagagtgtgtgtgagacagagagtgtgtgtttgtgtgtgtgtgtgtgtgtgtgtgagagagagagagagagtgtgtgtgagagagagagagagagtgagtgtgagtgtgtgtgagacagagagtgtgtgtttgtgtgtgtgtgtgagagagagagagagagagtgtgtgtgagagagagagtgtgagagtgtgtgtgagacagagagagtttgtgtgtgtgtgtgtgagagagagagagagagagagagagagagagagagagagagtgtgtgtgtgtgtgtgtgtgtgtgagagagagagagagagagagagagagagagagagagagagagagtgtgtgtgtgtgtgtgtgtgtgtgtgtgtgtgtgtgtgtgagagagagagtgagagagagagtgtgtgtgtgtgtgtgtgtgtgtgtgtgagagagagagagagattgtgtgtgtgtgtgtgtgtttgagagagagagagagagagagtgtgtgtgtgtgtgtgtgtgtgtgtgtgtgtgtgtgtgtgtgtgtgtgtgtgtgtgtgtgtgtgtgtgtgtgagagagagagagagagagagagtgagagagatagagtgtgtgtgtgtgtgtgtgtgtgtgtgtgtgtgtgtgtgtgtgtgtgtgtgtgtgtgtgtgtgtgtgtgtgtgtgtgtgtgtgagagagagagagagtgagagagagagtgtgtgtgtgtgtgtgtgtgtgtgtgagagagagagagagattgtgtgtgtgtgtgtgtgtttgagagagatagagagagagagagagtgtgtgtgtgtgtgtgtgtgtgtgagagagagagagagtgagagtgagagtgagagagatagagtgtgtgtgtgtgtgtgtgtgtgtgtgtgtgtgtgtgtgtgtgtgtgtgtgtgtgtgtgtgtgtgtgtgagagagagagagagagagtgcgagCACGCGTGTGTGTTTGTCGCCTATCAGTGCAacaactacgactttattcagcattggcttctcttccgcgtttgtgttcaatcctcaaacaaagattcaaacggttatgaatcagcgaatcgattcatgattcggatcgtgtgtcaaactgctgaaatcacgagacattggggatccgaatcatgaatcgattcgctgattcataaccgtttgaatctttatttgaggattgaacacaaacgcggaagagaagccaatgctgaataaagtcgtagtttttgttatttttggacccaaatgtattttggatgcttcaagagactctaattaacccactgatgtctcatatggactactgtgatgatgtttttattccctttctggacatggacagtatagtgtgcatacacttgcatacgctctcggactaaatataaaatatcttaaactgtgtgtgaagatgaacggaggtcttacgggtgtggagcgacattagggagaggagttaatgacagacatttcatttttgggtgaactaaccttttaagcaGGTTGTTAACTAGCTGATATGAACTGGATGTTTATAATAAGTTTTTCTCTCAGGTCACCATTCGCACGCGAGCGATGAAGAGCGCAGCCGCGGCATCTTCAAACTCCTGCGCGTCCATCGTGAGCCCGTCCGGCTGCTTCCCGGGATGAGCCTCCGCCATGGCCTGCGCCACTTTAACGGGAGAGATCTTAGCACTGGCCTCCAGATACCGCGCCACGTCCGCCCCGTCCGCCGTCTCGAGCGCATCGCGGAGGGTCGCGAGCACCGCGCGGCACAGCGCTCTCTCCGCCGGCCGGTCCGGCGCGCTCGCCACCGCCGCGTACAAACACTGAGACGTCCGGATGTAGTCGGCGAACACCGCGCAGGTCAGCACGCCCTGGCGGAAGAGCTCGAAGGGCGCGGACTCGTAGTCGCGGCACTGGATGCGGCGCAGGAGCGGAGCCGCGGTGGAACCGGAGAGGCCGCCCTCGCTGCACAGACACCGGAGCATCTCCGTGTACAGACGCCCGCGGACGCCTCCGGTCCCGCGCTGACGCCGGCCGCACTCCGTCAGCAGATCGTACGCCACACGGATGTTGTTGTTGAACGCGGATCTGAGGGGGAGAAAAGATGAGCTCACACTTAATCTGACAGAGGGAATCACACTGGTCGTGgttgtggtttatgaggacattttaaatgctaaaaacacaaaattatgttgtttttttgagaaagtaaaaatgcagaagggtttcctgtgatgggtaggtttagggcggtagagtgtgtgtgtgtgtgtgtgtgtgtgtgtgtgtgtgtgtgtgttttcatctAATCAATAACAGTAATGAGTAGATAGCCTAATCCTACCGAATCCTCTTATGGCTTTAAAGATTCTTTGGTTTAACACAGAGACAAATAATAGCaacaatacaattaaaaaataaacatccaCTATGGCTTAAAAACATACGCtaattaaatatacaaaaaaatagtataataactaaataaatacagcaaataAAAAGATATTTCACAAGGCTAAAATAGATACATACTAGAACAAAACTATAAAATTAACTTCTCTatcataattaatgaaatacaaaaaataataaagcaaaaaacaacacagaaaaaaagaaagaaataatagcctataagaaataaataatagcaataataaaataattccaCCTTTAAAAGATCattaatgaaatataaaaatactaatgaaataaaataataataaataataacgcaaataaaaagaaaagaccTGTGGCTTAGAATAGATAAATAATAGCAataaaaatagaacaaaaatataaatagattaaaactttatacattttaaaagtataataaattatatagataataaaataaataaaaagaaacctAAAAGagttaaataatgtaaaaaataaagaattCCAAAAATTCCACCATGGTTTAAAAtcaatgaaatataaaaatagtaattaaataaaataaaatgaaggaAAGGAAAGATCAAATTAACAAAACAGAACATTTCTAATGGGTTAAAATACACCATGGCTTAAaacaataatacaatataatataaaattaataaatgaaaatcAATTGTAAGAGAAACTGTAACTGTAAAGTCCGACCTCTGCGAGTGATGCGCCAGACTGAGGTTCCAGAGCGCGCGACTCACAGCCTGAGGCTCCGCCCCCCCGTCGTCAGCCTCCGCAGACAGATGCGCGTGCGCGAAGTGCTCGGCCAGAAACCCGACGGGATCCTCCGGCCTGGACTCCAGCAGCTTCAGCAGCGCGACCCTGAGCAGCGCGCTCGCTCCCGCCTCGCACACGAACGCGCCGTCGCGCTCACAGCTGCCGGACGCGGCGTCCGACATCGCGACGCCCGCGCGACGCTTCTCCGCCATCTCACACTGACGGCCCTCTCGTTAAAGCATCAGTGCATTTAGTGATATAAATAATGTCCAGCAGCGATCCGACTCACAGCCACACAAACCGTCCAAATACAGTTGCTATGGACACATGACGATGACGCAGCAGATCAGCTgacctgtgtgtatgtgtgtgtgtgtgtgtgtgtgtttgtgtgggagagagagagcatgtgtgtgtgtgtgtgagtgagtgagtgagtgagaatgagagagagagagatagagagagagtgtgtgtgtgtgtgtgtgtgtgagagagagagagagtgtgtgtgagacagagagtgtgtgtttgtgtgtgtgtgtgtgtgtgtgtgagagagagagagagagtgtgtgtgagagagagagagtgtgagagtgtgtgtgagacagagagagtgtgtgtttgtgtgtgtgtgtgtgtgtgtgagagagagagagagagagagagtgtgtgtgtgtgagagagagagagagtgagtgtgagtgtgtgtgagacagagagtgtgtgtttgtgtgtgtgtgtgagagagagagagagagtgtgtgtgtgagagagagagtgtgagagtgtgtgtgagacagagagagtttgtgtgtgtgtgtgagagagagagagagagagagagaaactgtgtgtgagagagagagggggaagagggagagaaaatgagagtgtgtgtgtgtgagagagagatagtgtgtgtgtgtgagagagagatagtgtgtgtgtgagagagagagatagtgtgtgtgtgagagagagagatagtgtgtgtgtgagagagagagatagtgtgtgtgtctatgagagagagagtgagtgtgtgtgtgagagagagagatagtgtgtgtgtgagagagagagatagtgtgtgtgtgtgtgtgtgtgtttgtgtgtgtgtgtgtgtgagagagagagagagagtgtgtgtgtgtgtgagagagagagggggaagagggagagaaaatgagtgtgtgtgagagagagagatagtgtgtgtgtgtgagagagagatagtgtgtgtgtgtgtgagagagagatagtgtgtgtgtgtgtgagagagagatagtgtgtgtgtgtgtgtgagagagagatagtgtgtgtgtctgtgagagagagagtgagtgtgtgtgtgtctgtgtgtgtgagagagagagagagagagagtgtgagagagagtgtgagacagagagagtgtgtgtttg encodes:
- the LOC137089794 gene encoding tubulin polyglutamylase complex subunit 1-like, whose product is MAEKRRAGVAMSDAASGSCERDGAFVCEAGASALLRVALLKLLESRPEDPVGFLAEHFAHAHLSAEADDGGAEPQAVSRALWNLSLAHHSQRSAFNNNIRVAYDLLTECGRRQRGTGGVRGRLYTEMLRCLCSEGGLSGSTAAPLLRRIQCRDYESAPFELFRQGVLTCAVFADYIRTSQCLYAAVASAPDRPAERALCRAVLATLRDALETADGADVARYLEASAKISPVKVAQAMAEAHPGKQPDGLTMDAQEFEDAAAALFIARVRMVT